The following are encoded in a window of Desulfosporosinus sp. Sb-LF genomic DNA:
- a CDS encoding cobyrinate a,c-diamide synthase: MRIPRIVLAGTHSGVGKTTLATGLMAALKKRGRPIQGYKVGPDYIDPSYHAAATGRASRNLDRWLLGEHLPSVFAQSSEENWAVIEGVMGMFDGMSGTAGFGSTADVAKLLHAPIILIVDASSMSRSVAALVHGFNSFDPQVNLQGVILNRVKSPAQEKILREALSDLQIPVLGVLPKEGALHLPERHLGLVPVGEGGLLEGFIDTLSELITKHVDLEQVETIMRNAPNLLESLFEETKTNLHSMTAQTLAQSGKFRLGLAHDEAFLFYYQDALDLAERLNCIIVPFSPLHDRFLPQNLDGIFIGGGFPELHLNHLSNNISFLESLRDYAKSGKPIYAECGGYMYLGQSITDFEGNEVPLAGLIPMKAEMTKRLQGIGYREGVFCQDNFLGPRGTTVQGHEFHYSRVTYKKDFPSAYELFKGGKADRMEGYARENIVASYLHLHFSGQPGLLEHWFASRSRRSEV, encoded by the coding sequence ATGAGAATTCCTCGAATTGTCCTAGCGGGAACGCATAGCGGAGTAGGTAAAACTACCCTTGCTACCGGTTTGATGGCGGCTTTAAAAAAACGCGGACGACCAATCCAAGGGTACAAGGTTGGGCCGGATTATATTGATCCTAGTTATCATGCGGCTGCTACAGGTAGAGCTTCCCGCAATCTAGATCGCTGGCTGTTGGGTGAGCATCTCCCTTCCGTCTTTGCTCAGAGTTCTGAAGAGAACTGGGCGGTGATTGAGGGTGTCATGGGCATGTTCGATGGTATGAGTGGAACGGCTGGTTTCGGAAGTACGGCTGATGTTGCGAAACTCCTTCATGCTCCCATTATCCTTATTGTCGATGCATCCTCCATGTCTCGCAGCGTGGCTGCCTTAGTCCACGGATTTAACTCTTTTGACCCTCAAGTAAACCTTCAAGGGGTAATCCTTAACCGCGTAAAATCCCCCGCCCAAGAAAAAATACTAAGAGAAGCCCTTAGTGATCTTCAGATCCCCGTCCTTGGAGTTCTTCCGAAAGAAGGGGCCCTCCATCTTCCGGAACGGCATTTGGGATTGGTTCCTGTGGGAGAGGGTGGACTATTGGAAGGCTTTATCGACACACTTTCGGAACTGATAACCAAACACGTCGATTTAGAGCAAGTTGAAACCATTATGCGTAACGCACCTAATCTTCTTGAATCTCTTTTTGAAGAAACAAAAACTAACTTGCATTCAATGACCGCTCAAACGTTAGCTCAAAGTGGTAAATTTCGCCTAGGCTTAGCGCACGATGAGGCCTTCCTTTTTTACTACCAAGATGCTTTAGACTTAGCAGAGCGCTTGAATTGTATAATTGTTCCGTTTAGCCCTTTGCACGACCGATTTCTACCCCAAAACCTTGACGGCATTTTTATAGGTGGTGGTTTTCCAGAGCTTCATTTAAACCATTTGAGTAACAACATTTCCTTTCTAGAATCACTTCGAGACTATGCGAAAAGTGGAAAGCCGATCTATGCAGAATGTGGAGGGTATATGTACCTTGGACAGTCTATAACGGACTTTGAGGGAAACGAAGTCCCCTTGGCAGGTCTCATTCCCATGAAAGCGGAAATGACAAAACGCTTACAAGGGATTGGGTATCGTGAAGGAGTCTTTTGCCAGGATAATTTCCTGGGTCCCCGTGGGACAACAGTTCAAGGGCATGAGTTTCACTATTCGCGTGTGACTTATAAAAAAGACTTTCCATCCGCTTATGAATTGTTCAAAGGAGGCAAAGCCGATCGTATGGAGGGTTATGCGCGAGAGAACATTGTCGCTTCGTACTTACACCTTCATTTTTCAGGACAGCCTGGACTACTTGAACATTGGTTTGCGTCACGTTCTCGGAGAAGCGAGGTATGA
- the cbiB gene encoding adenosylcobinamide-phosphate synthase CbiB, whose product MTEAYKVFSIVLPVTVFIGFLLDQVLGDPRSWPHPVVGIGNVIAFLERRLNHGSPAKRRRNGVLLTFLVVGGTYLLTLLVLWGANKLHPLLGLVVSVYLVFTTLAGKSLLDAGQSVLAPLKQGDLDAARKRLSWLVSRDTENLSEGEIVRGTVETLAENFVDGILSPLFYAALGGAPLAMTFKAISTLDSMVGYRNERYEDFGWFSARTDDWANYLPARLSVPFLLLAGWLSRMPVGHAYQMWKRDAAGHPSPNGGNPESVVAGLLGIRLGGINCYHGQTHHRAEMGEILHPVNALDIVHCRYLVRTATWLSLFPALLLAFIAG is encoded by the coding sequence ATGACGGAAGCATATAAAGTTTTCTCAATAGTACTCCCTGTCACTGTCTTCATCGGATTTCTTCTCGACCAAGTCCTAGGAGACCCTCGTAGTTGGCCGCATCCTGTCGTGGGGATTGGAAATGTCATAGCCTTTTTGGAACGTCGTCTTAATCATGGGTCCCCCGCAAAACGCCGCAGAAACGGTGTCCTTTTAACGTTCCTAGTAGTAGGTGGGACTTATCTGTTGACGTTACTTGTTCTATGGGGAGCGAACAAACTCCATCCCTTGCTGGGACTGGTTGTTAGTGTGTATCTAGTCTTTACAACACTGGCTGGAAAATCCCTCTTAGATGCAGGGCAAAGTGTTCTGGCTCCTTTAAAACAAGGAGATTTAGACGCGGCCCGGAAGCGGCTTTCTTGGTTGGTTAGCCGGGACACGGAGAATCTTTCTGAAGGGGAGATCGTACGAGGAACGGTCGAAACACTTGCTGAAAACTTTGTCGATGGGATTTTATCTCCACTTTTTTATGCAGCCCTCGGCGGTGCACCACTAGCCATGACCTTCAAGGCGATCAGCACTTTAGATTCGATGGTTGGTTATCGAAATGAACGCTATGAGGATTTTGGTTGGTTCTCTGCCCGAACGGATGATTGGGCGAATTACCTTCCAGCACGGTTATCAGTTCCCTTCTTACTCTTGGCTGGTTGGCTAAGTCGAATGCCCGTAGGCCATGCCTATCAAATGTGGAAACGTGATGCCGCAGGACATCCAAGCCCTAACGGCGGGAATCCGGAAAGTGTCGTTGCTGGGTTACTCGGAATTCGTTTAGGTGGCATTAATTGTTACCATGGTCAGACTCATCATCGCGCGGAAATGGGTGAAATACTTCATCCAGTCAATGCCCTCGACATTGTTCACTGTCGATACTTAGTTCGAACAGCGACTTGGTTATCTCTTTTCCCAGCTTTATTATTAGCTTTTATAGCAGGTTAA
- a CDS encoding precorrin-8X methylmutase — MTAFILDPGHIEAESMRIIRAGLTRPWTEDEFPVVERLIHTSGDPSLESVIAIHPQAIASGLKALKAGATVITDVEMVRAGISKQKLKSLGGTVECFLNAPEVAEQAKAWGITRSMTAFRLNPERLHNSVVAIGNAPTALIEVLRLAENPETRPALIIGIPVGFIGAKESKDILWERQDIPSVTVLGTRGGSPLAATVVNALIYTALRQLNK; from the coding sequence ATGACAGCATTTATATTAGATCCAGGGCATATTGAAGCTGAAAGTATGCGTATCATACGAGCTGGTCTGACCCGCCCATGGACGGAGGATGAATTCCCAGTTGTGGAACGTTTGATTCATACAAGTGGGGATCCTTCTTTAGAATCTGTCATAGCAATTCATCCACAAGCGATTGCAAGCGGACTTAAGGCTTTGAAGGCGGGTGCGACCGTCATCACAGATGTTGAAATGGTCCGCGCAGGTATCTCAAAGCAGAAACTAAAATCCTTAGGTGGAACAGTGGAATGCTTTCTTAATGCTCCTGAGGTCGCTGAACAAGCTAAAGCTTGGGGAATCACGCGATCAATGACCGCCTTTCGCTTGAATCCGGAGCGCCTTCATAATTCTGTTGTGGCGATCGGAAACGCGCCAACAGCTCTAATCGAAGTCTTACGCCTCGCCGAGAATCCTGAAACACGTCCGGCTTTGATCATCGGAATACCCGTTGGATTTATAGGGGCGAAAGAGTCCAAAGATATACTTTGGGAACGCCAAGATATCCCATCGGTCACTGTATTAGGGACGCGTGGGGGGAGCCCACTCGCTGCTACGGTTGTCAATGCGTTGATCTATACCGCCTTGCGGCAACTTAACAAATAA
- the cbiQ gene encoding cobalt ECF transporter T component CbiQ, producing MLATGIRDPNPVTKLSHVDGRIKLFLTVAGLLAATSTRSWLLPFCFGILSILLLNLVGVSGHLLWRRLRPILFLAIFVGATQIFINGHTPWFEWNIFSFHLIGYHEGLMRGSLFAARIFGGISVMSVLTFTTTVQEWIQALAWFRVPQLVIEIMTLAYSSLFTLLDELERLQKAQHMRLGYGTWWRTIQSIGAIGGILFIRVFDKSVRLWQAMRCRGYNGEISVHHDLVLRKQDLLVSGLGLIIILGSWVIGR from the coding sequence ATGCTAGCGACGGGAATAAGAGATCCAAATCCGGTGACGAAATTATCTCACGTGGACGGACGTATCAAATTGTTTCTGACTGTCGCTGGTTTGCTTGCTGCTACAAGTACACGTTCTTGGCTTTTGCCATTTTGTTTTGGCATCTTAAGCATTCTGCTCTTGAACTTAGTCGGGGTAAGTGGGCATTTGTTATGGCGGCGATTACGCCCGATCCTCTTCCTCGCAATTTTTGTAGGGGCAACCCAAATCTTCATCAATGGGCACACCCCTTGGTTTGAATGGAATATCTTCTCTTTTCACTTAATTGGATATCATGAAGGATTAATGCGAGGGTCATTATTTGCAGCTCGAATTTTCGGCGGAATTAGTGTGATGTCTGTGTTAACATTTACAACAACCGTTCAGGAGTGGATTCAAGCCCTTGCTTGGTTTAGGGTGCCGCAATTAGTCATTGAAATCATGACCTTAGCCTATTCGTCATTGTTCACATTATTAGACGAATTGGAACGCCTGCAAAAGGCCCAACATATGCGGCTAGGATATGGTACATGGTGGCGAACCATCCAATCAATCGGTGCAATCGGTGGGATTTTGTTTATCCGAGTCTTTGATAAAAGTGTTCGGTTATGGCAAGCCATGAGATGCCGAGGATATAATGGAGAAATTTCCGTTCATCATGATCTTGTTCTAAGAAAACAAGACCTCTTGGTATCGGGTTTAGGATTAATAATTATCCTAGGGAGCTGGGTCATTGGAAGATAA
- a CDS encoding cobyric acid synthase, with translation MSSNRKFTAKLMIQGTSSSVGKSVLAAAFCRIFYQEGYKVSPFKAQNMALNSFVTASGGEMGRAQVVQAQAAGVEPEVRMNPILLKPSGPTGSQVVIMGKSQGNVTALRYHGEYQRMTWPFVTEALHGLLNDHEIVIIEGAGSPAEVNLKSNDIVNMRVALEANSPVLLVADIDRGGALASVVGTLELVEPEERAMIKGIIFNKFRGEIKLLQPALDFIEERTGIPVVGVVPYFKIRIPDEDSVALNEADEKPSVSLAEQLDIAVIRFPYISNFTDFDALQDEPDVAVRYVTELSNLGKPDLLILPGSKNTLADLRFLHESGLGTQIQMLSEEKVPLIGVCGGYQMMGRSVKDPLHTESELEEVLGLGILPMVTEFYPQKHTVQSKGTILADRDFFGACTGDTVVGYEIHMGRSTMDEGQTPLFNLTSNGVTYTDGLQAGNAYGTYLHGIFDNDRLRTALLMWLWERRGQRRPVEATLSQAALRESAFNELADLVRQSVDLERVRAIMGLGADTKPSDLASFNEPNEGKDRVI, from the coding sequence ATGTCTTCAAATAGAAAATTCACAGCCAAGCTCATGATCCAGGGAACTTCTTCTAGCGTTGGCAAAAGCGTGTTAGCTGCAGCGTTTTGTCGAATATTTTACCAAGAAGGATACAAAGTTAGTCCCTTCAAAGCACAGAATATGGCCCTTAACTCCTTTGTGACCGCATCGGGCGGAGAGATGGGTAGAGCTCAGGTAGTTCAGGCCCAAGCTGCTGGCGTAGAGCCAGAAGTGCGAATGAACCCGATTTTACTTAAACCTAGTGGGCCAACTGGTTCGCAGGTGGTCATTATGGGCAAGTCACAGGGGAATGTGACAGCCTTGCGTTACCACGGAGAATATCAGCGTATGACATGGCCGTTTGTGACAGAGGCACTTCATGGGCTGCTCAATGATCATGAAATTGTGATTATTGAAGGAGCAGGAAGTCCCGCCGAAGTCAACCTTAAATCCAACGATATTGTTAATATGCGTGTAGCCTTAGAAGCGAATTCACCAGTCTTACTTGTAGCAGACATTGATCGTGGCGGTGCCTTGGCTTCTGTTGTAGGGACCTTAGAATTAGTGGAACCTGAAGAACGAGCTATGATTAAAGGAATTATCTTTAATAAGTTTCGAGGAGAAATCAAGCTTCTTCAACCTGCATTAGATTTCATTGAAGAGAGAACAGGGATCCCAGTCGTTGGGGTTGTTCCTTATTTTAAAATTAGGATTCCGGATGAAGATTCCGTAGCCTTGAATGAGGCAGACGAAAAACCTTCGGTTTCTTTAGCTGAACAATTAGATATTGCGGTAATTCGCTTCCCTTATATTTCAAACTTTACAGACTTTGATGCGCTTCAAGATGAACCGGATGTCGCTGTACGCTACGTTACCGAACTATCAAATTTGGGAAAACCAGATCTCCTAATTCTTCCGGGAAGTAAAAATACCCTAGCTGATTTAAGGTTTCTTCATGAGAGTGGTTTAGGGACGCAGATTCAAATGCTTTCTGAGGAAAAAGTTCCTCTGATCGGAGTTTGCGGTGGGTATCAGATGATGGGCCGCTCGGTGAAAGATCCGTTGCATACCGAATCCGAACTAGAAGAGGTTTTAGGTCTCGGGATTCTTCCGATGGTAACGGAATTTTATCCTCAGAAACATACTGTTCAGAGCAAGGGGACAATTCTAGCGGATCGAGACTTTTTTGGGGCATGTACCGGGGATACAGTCGTTGGTTATGAAATTCATATGGGCCGCTCCACGATGGATGAAGGACAGACGCCGCTTTTTAATCTAACATCGAATGGCGTAACCTATACGGATGGTTTGCAAGCAGGAAATGCCTATGGAACTTACTTGCACGGGATTTTTGATAATGATCGTTTGCGGACAGCACTTTTAATGTGGCTCTGGGAACGCAGAGGTCAACGAAGACCCGTTGAAGCGACACTCTCTCAGGCAGCGCTACGAGAGTCAGCGTTCAATGAGTTAGCAGACTTAGTACGTCAGAGTGTGGATCTCGAGCGCGTACGGGCTATCATGGGGTTGGGGGCAGATACGAAGCCAAGTGATTTGGCAAGTTTCAACGAACCTAACGAGGGGAAAGACCGGGTAATTTGA
- a CDS encoding threonine-phosphate decarboxylase: MHGGNLRRAQELYGSSSLIDLSANINPFGPPPKVWASLQQGMKDIVNYPDPESMDLRKALSNHLGLPADSIMVGNGAGELIFTIVQALKPKKVAIPIPTFSEYERAARSTGSEVSYIPLGPEGWAKFNRRNGDHENTRGEGGVDREWRRYLEGCDLLFLCSPHNPTGSVLQKDTFEYILTLTKELGCRILFDESFVDFLPDESRESTRVYLKNNEHLIVLYSLTKFYSLPGLRLGTLFAHPSLLTLFEQYRDPWSVNVLAQQAGITSLEDLNYPDSVREKLRESRSYFYREFELANLLELRLWPSSVNFALIEVLNPTTGALIQHLGKQGVLVRDCASFAGLSGNFIRVAIKDTPAMQRLIDGLKGFYSKVERGRD, translated from the coding sequence ATGCATGGTGGAAATTTGCGCAGAGCCCAAGAATTATATGGCTCCAGTTCGTTGATTGATCTTTCTGCAAATATCAATCCTTTTGGACCGCCACCGAAGGTTTGGGCTTCCTTGCAACAAGGCATGAAGGATATTGTAAATTATCCGGATCCCGAGAGTATGGACTTGAGGAAAGCGCTTTCTAATCATCTGGGGCTTCCTGCCGACTCAATTATGGTTGGTAACGGCGCTGGTGAATTAATATTCACAATCGTGCAAGCGTTAAAACCTAAAAAAGTAGCAATTCCTATTCCGACATTTAGTGAATACGAACGGGCTGCGCGTTCAACCGGTTCGGAAGTGAGCTATATTCCACTAGGACCTGAGGGCTGGGCCAAGTTTAATCGAAGGAATGGAGACCACGAAAACACCCGTGGTGAGGGTGGAGTGGACCGAGAGTGGAGGAGATACCTAGAAGGCTGTGACTTACTCTTTCTTTGCTCTCCCCATAATCCGACAGGCAGTGTCCTCCAAAAAGACACGTTTGAATACATTCTAACGCTTACCAAAGAATTAGGATGTCGCATCTTGTTTGATGAGTCCTTCGTTGACTTTCTTCCTGACGAGTCACGCGAATCTACTCGCGTATATCTTAAAAATAACGAACACCTCATCGTACTTTACTCGTTGACAAAGTTCTACAGTTTGCCAGGATTACGCTTAGGCACACTCTTTGCGCATCCGTCTCTACTTACTCTTTTTGAGCAATACAGAGATCCTTGGTCCGTAAATGTGCTTGCTCAACAAGCCGGAATCACATCCCTAGAAGATTTAAACTACCCGGATAGCGTTCGAGAAAAGCTGAGAGAGAGTCGCTCCTATTTCTACCGAGAATTTGAACTTGCTAATTTATTAGAGTTACGACTTTGGCCAAGTTCAGTTAATTTTGCCTTAATTGAGGTTTTGAACCCCACAACGGGTGCCTTGATCCAACATTTGGGTAAACAAGGGGTTCTAGTGCGGGATTGTGCCAGCTTTGCAGGTCTGTCAGGGAATTTCATCCGAGTTGCGATTAAAGATACTCCAGCCATGCAACGGCTCATTGATGGGCTAAAGGGATTCTACTCTAAGGTTGAAAGGGGGCGTGATTGA
- a CDS encoding cob(I)yrinic acid a,c-diamide adenosyltransferase, producing MITVYTGQGKGKTTSAIGEALLAYTEGKRVLMVQFLKGSTYSGELTGLYRLGVPLIQFGVGCRWAGMIRTGLKHCTGCGECFRQNRDPEIALDLVNQAYNFVLGEVRAKSYDVIILDEVSHALNRGFLSLDLVQELLSTNTSLEWILTGRGMPEFLESLVDNWWDLNLLKHPFAKGVSSRRGIEY from the coding sequence ATGATCACTGTTTATACTGGCCAAGGTAAAGGGAAAACGACGTCAGCCATCGGAGAAGCCCTTTTGGCTTATACTGAAGGGAAACGCGTTCTGATGGTACAATTTCTAAAAGGGAGCACCTACAGTGGTGAACTAACAGGTCTTTACCGTTTAGGGGTACCTCTCATTCAATTTGGCGTGGGTTGTCGTTGGGCGGGTATGATTAGAACGGGTCTGAAACACTGTACGGGCTGTGGGGAGTGTTTTCGGCAAAACCGGGATCCGGAGATCGCTTTGGACTTGGTTAACCAAGCGTATAATTTTGTGCTAGGTGAAGTCAGGGCGAAATCTTATGATGTTATAATTTTAGACGAAGTAAGTCATGCCCTGAATCGCGGTTTTTTAAGTTTGGATCTTGTACAAGAACTCTTGTCGACAAATACTTCTCTAGAATGGATTCTGACAGGGCGAGGGATGCCTGAATTTTTAGAATCTCTAGTAGACAATTGGTGGGACCTAAACTTGCTAAAGCATCCTTTTGCTAAGGGCGTTAGCAGTCGTAGGGGGATTGAATATTAA
- a CDS encoding energy-coupling factor ABC transporter permease has product MHIAEGMLPAPYAIAYWVGASAFVAAGARSLAKKSRELPMMKQLTGVMTAGIFLVSLLPIPVPMTGTCSHPGGTPLGAILLGPAIATLMSLIALLFQALFFSHGGLTTLGANTLTMGVFGGWVGWGLFWGLRRIRLNLFWSGFVAGLIGDIAIYVGTSTQLALAIHGTHPFSEVFLAIFTVFIPTQWPLAILEGIFTGLVLKYIAEHRPDILMLLHVLPASDNYQRANSETAASSVLSERGEKE; this is encoded by the coding sequence ATGCATATCGCTGAGGGAATGCTACCAGCTCCCTACGCCATTGCGTATTGGGTTGGCGCAAGTGCTTTTGTGGCCGCCGGAGCTAGAAGCCTTGCTAAAAAAAGCCGAGAACTCCCGATGATGAAGCAATTAACAGGGGTCATGACAGCAGGGATTTTCCTTGTCTCGCTTCTTCCGATTCCAGTCCCAATGACTGGTACCTGTTCCCATCCAGGTGGGACACCTTTGGGAGCCATTCTATTGGGGCCTGCTATCGCAACGTTAATGAGTCTTATCGCCCTTCTTTTTCAAGCCCTTTTCTTTTCTCATGGCGGATTGACAACGCTTGGAGCCAACACCCTCACCATGGGCGTTTTCGGGGGTTGGGTAGGGTGGGGACTCTTTTGGGGATTGCGTCGGATTAGGCTCAATCTCTTTTGGTCAGGATTTGTTGCTGGATTAATTGGGGATATAGCAATTTACGTTGGAACATCCACGCAATTGGCTTTGGCTATTCATGGGACTCATCCCTTTAGCGAAGTTTTCTTAGCTATTTTTACTGTGTTCATTCCCACCCAATGGCCCTTGGCTATTCTGGAAGGGATTTTTACAGGCTTGGTTCTGAAATATATCGCCGAACATCGACCAGACATTTTAATGTTGCTTCACGTCTTACCAGCATCCGACAACTATCAAAGGGCGAATTCAGAAACAGCTGCGAGCTCAGTTCTCTCTGAAAGGGGAGAAAAAGAGTGA
- a CDS encoding ATP-binding cassette domain-containing protein, translated as MILETQNLAFAYPNGTEILHGVDFSVNSGECVALLGANGCGKTTLFQHFNGLLKPRSGSVLLKGKNLSQWHQNEVFTQVGMVFQDPHDQLFAASVYEDVSYGPKNLGLSASEIQERVESALKQCKMWEQRNHSIHQLSYGQKKRVAIAGVLAMHCDIIVLDEPTAGLDPRTAADLMLTLKGLQVNKGLTTIISTHEVDIVPIYCDRAYVMQEGRIVIEGTPEHIFSDPVLIRGAFLRLPRIAHLWEILKHKEGVISSANPLTIKEAREAFRKL; from the coding sequence GTGATATTGGAGACACAAAATTTAGCATTTGCCTATCCGAACGGAACGGAAATTTTACATGGTGTGGATTTTTCCGTAAATTCAGGAGAATGTGTCGCGCTATTAGGAGCCAATGGCTGCGGTAAAACTACCCTTTTTCAGCATTTTAACGGGCTATTAAAACCACGTTCCGGAAGTGTTCTTTTAAAAGGAAAAAATTTATCCCAGTGGCATCAAAATGAGGTATTTACTCAGGTTGGTATGGTTTTTCAGGATCCCCATGACCAGCTATTTGCGGCTAGTGTCTATGAGGACGTTTCCTATGGCCCCAAAAATTTAGGATTGTCCGCCTCAGAGATTCAGGAACGGGTTGAATCTGCTTTGAAACAATGTAAAATGTGGGAACAACGGAATCATAGCATTCATCAGCTCAGTTATGGCCAGAAGAAGAGAGTCGCCATCGCGGGTGTGTTAGCCATGCACTGCGACATCATCGTACTTGACGAACCAACGGCCGGTCTTGATCCTCGAACTGCAGCAGACTTGATGCTTACGTTAAAAGGATTGCAAGTTAACAAGGGATTAACCACCATTATCTCTACTCACGAAGTCGATATTGTCCCGATTTATTGTGACCGCGCTTATGTTATGCAAGAAGGTCGAATAGTAATTGAAGGGACACCCGAACATATCTTTTCTGATCCAGTACTCATTCGCGGTGCATTTTTGCGCTTACCTCGCATTGCCCATCTATGGGAGATCCTAAAACATAAAGAGGGGGTCATTTCTTCTGCCAATCCCTTAACCATCA
- a CDS encoding GHMP kinase: MDFAVGLARCPGTCGEWVQGARKGVPFLVDCPIDRFSEARVALNVHTPGWDLPLRKTKALQVLELLKEDLDLPRLGGKVEFLQQLPEGKGMASSTADITAVAAATLTALGEDPAPERLAQLALQIEPSDSVMFPGITEIEHVQRHNHFVLGPSLPALFLALDWGGTIDTRVFNARPGLAEHYRHFEIEIERAYCLAREGIEQIDLEKLATAGTISARCNLEINPKSSFELFLAWVRQNGGLGVITAHSGTLLAGVFPQEGFLSRDSQLHLRLEAEQRFSPTFLDLFNSHGGGVVAIKSNFTENAG, from the coding sequence ATGGATTTCGCTGTCGGATTGGCCCGGTGTCCGGGGACGTGCGGAGAATGGGTGCAGGGAGCACGAAAAGGAGTTCCATTTCTTGTGGATTGTCCCATTGACCGTTTTTCGGAAGCAAGGGTGGCATTGAACGTGCATACACCAGGTTGGGATCTTCCGCTGCGTAAAACTAAAGCTCTCCAAGTATTAGAATTACTTAAAGAAGATCTGGATCTTCCCAGGTTGGGCGGTAAGGTGGAATTTTTACAGCAACTTCCTGAGGGAAAAGGAATGGCAAGCTCTACTGCTGACATTACTGCCGTAGCGGCAGCCACACTAACGGCCCTTGGAGAAGACCCTGCTCCCGAGCGATTGGCTCAGCTTGCTTTACAGATTGAACCGAGCGATAGCGTCATGTTTCCGGGTATCACCGAGATAGAACATGTTCAACGACATAACCATTTTGTACTCGGGCCTTCGCTCCCCGCCTTATTTCTTGCCCTAGATTGGGGTGGAACAATTGATACAAGAGTTTTCAATGCTCGGCCGGGGTTAGCTGAACACTACCGGCACTTTGAAATTGAAATTGAGAGGGCCTATTGTTTGGCCCGTGAAGGAATAGAACAAATCGATTTGGAAAAATTAGCGACGGCTGGAACAATCAGTGCTCGGTGTAATCTGGAAATAAATCCGAAATCCTCGTTTGAACTCTTCTTGGCATGGGTTCGTCAAAATGGGGGGCTAGGTGTTATTACTGCTCACAGCGGTACATTGCTTGCCGGGGTATTTCCGCAAGAAGGCTTTTTAAGTCGGGATTCACAGCTACATTTACGCCTTGAAGCAGAGCAACGGTTTAGCCCTACGTTCCTCGATCTCTTCAATAGTCACGGTGGCGGAGTTGTGGCAATAAAATCCAATTTTACAGAAAATGCGGGGTGA
- a CDS encoding cobalt transporter, translating into MKQQVWKSGFLVLFLGIIIYLGVHAPAMPGADTHVNAVAEKYASEVGAGERPPLINTNKGDLLLFMFAIGGAVAGFVIGYTWRDLFGRTESHSNIQKQ; encoded by the coding sequence GTGAAACAACAAGTATGGAAATCTGGGTTTTTGGTTTTGTTCCTTGGAATCATTATTTATCTCGGGGTACATGCTCCAGCTATGCCTGGAGCAGATACACATGTCAATGCAGTCGCAGAGAAATATGCGTCAGAAGTGGGTGCAGGAGAACGTCCGCCTCTCATAAATACTAATAAAGGAGATCTTTTACTTTTTATGTTTGCTATCGGGGGCGCGGTTGCGGGATTTGTGATTGGATATACTTGGCGAGACCTTTTCGGACGAACTGAAAGCCATAGTAATATTCAGAAACAATAA
- a CDS encoding CbiX/SirB N-terminal domain-containing protein — translation MKSEIVLLGHGSRRAEANQGLLVVAEKVSLLMGQPVTPAYMAHDHPSLPEVVEAKIKDGALRIVIMPLFLFRGVHVTVDIHEELREIREQHPNVEIIFTRELGADDGIANLASLRIKEALGE, via the coding sequence ATGAAATCAGAAATCGTTCTCTTAGGACACGGTAGTCGTCGTGCAGAAGCAAACCAAGGGCTTTTAGTTGTCGCCGAAAAAGTTAGTCTGTTAATGGGACAGCCCGTAACGCCTGCTTATATGGCCCATGATCATCCTAGCCTTCCAGAAGTGGTGGAGGCGAAAATCAAAGACGGTGCGTTACGAATTGTTATTATGCCACTCTTTCTCTTCCGCGGAGTCCACGTGACGGTAGATATCCATGAAGAATTACGCGAAATTCGCGAACAGCATCCGAACGTTGAGATAATCTTTACCAGAGAACTGGGAGCAGATGACGGTATTGCGAATTTAGCTAGCCTACGAATTAAGGAGGCTTTAGGCGAATGA